In one Lolium rigidum isolate FL_2022 chromosome 3, APGP_CSIRO_Lrig_0.1, whole genome shotgun sequence genomic region, the following are encoded:
- the LOC124696363 gene encoding homeobox-leucine zipper protein HOX13-like, whose amino-acid sequence MKRQIKRPTRTKESPEPGEKLAFAEEKENMMEPYMENDDAEAEEAEYDDEDERAGALSSCGLGGKKRRLALEQVRALERSFETDNKLDPERKARIARDLALHPRQVAVWFQNRRARWKTKQLERDFNALRARHDALRSDCDALRRDKDALAAEIQELRERLSVPDRAAVKAEAAGNAGDAGEEDRLQQQAAAVMGGGAVFKDGSSDSDSSAVLNDEASPYSSNAVFDHPGFMGFGASFLDSAAAATTGCSSLLPMLDTKWHGAYSYDAGKTGGYGLTEEWLAGPDAIASDGGAGFFSEEHVSNLNFGWCGSGAEGFDLHGYCKK is encoded by the exons ATGAAGAGGCAGATCAAGAGGCCGACACGCACCAAAGAATCGCCTGAACCAG GGGAGAAGCTGGCGTTCGCTGAGGAGAAGGAGAACATGATGGAGCCGTACATGGAGAACGAcgacgccgaggcggaggaggcggagtacgacgacgaggacgagcgcGCGGGGGCGCTGTCGTCGTGCGGGCTGGGCGGGAAGAAGCGGCGGCTGGCGCTGGAGCAGGTGCGCGCGCTGGAGCGCAGCTTCGAGACGGACAACAAGCTGGACCCGGAGCGCAAGGCCCGCATCGCGCGCGACCTCGCcctgcacccgcgccaggtcgccGTCTGGTTCCAGAACCGCCGCGCCCGCTGGAAGACCAAGCAGCTGGAGCGCGACTTCAACGCGCTCCGCGCCCGCCACGACGCGCTCCGCTCCGACTGCGACGCGCTGCGCCGCGACAAGGACGCGCTCGCCGCCGAGATACAGGAGCTGCGGGAGAGGCTGTCCGTCCCGGACAGGGCGGCGGTGAAGGCGGAGGCCGCCGGCAATGCGGGGGACGCCGGGGAGGAGGACCGCCTGCagcagcaggcggcggcggtgatgggTGGCGGGGCGGTCTTCAAGGACGGCTCCTCCGACAGCGACTCGAGCGCCGTGTTGAACGACGAGGCGTCGCCCTACTCCAGCAACGCGGTCTTCGACCACCCTGGCTTCATGGGCTTCGGCGCGTCCTTCCTGGACTCGGCGGCGGCCGCCACCACGGGCTGCTCGTCTCTGCTGCCCATGCTGGACACCAAGTGGCACGGGGCGTACTCGTACGACGCGGGCAAGACCGGCGGCTACGGCCTCACGGAGGAGTGGCTCGCTGGCCCGGACGCGATCGCcagcgacggcggcgccggcttCTTCTCCGAGGAGCACGTCTCCAACCTCAACTTCGGCTGGTGCGGCAGTGGCGCCGAGGGTTTTGATCTCCACGGTTACTGTAAAAAGTAA